The following proteins are co-located in the Xyrauchen texanus isolate HMW12.3.18 chromosome 43, RBS_HiC_50CHRs, whole genome shotgun sequence genome:
- the ets2 gene encoding protein C-ets-2 — translation MEPLLSGYRNTLKRQVAFEKFEDPMSLFSGFHPVQEEEPPAQEVPSGLDCFSQDVAACSVPLLTPCSKAVMSQALKDSFNGFSKVQRICGISNNPCKWSHQQVLQWLFWASGEFSLTNINFFKFDMSGRELCDLGKERFLDLAPDFVGDILWEHLEQMMRACEDDEEVKISRWTSSRSHGVRLEECSLKVPESRGSLLRELFETGESALMSSGQEISMYPKPELSTVSVGYITRELTGAKAAPRLATAASSRDETSVESVENVEGSESVLRSWGSHSSLADAQRVPSYDSFEKEIAVNPLSLGKQGLSFKDYVQERNEPLEHGKAVIPAAVLAGFTGSGPIQLWQFLLELLTDSTCQNIISWTGDGWEFKLTDPDEVARRWGKRKNKPKMNYEKLSRGLRYYYDKNIMHKTSGKRYVYRFVCDLQNLLGYTVEELHSMLGVQPDTEG, via the exons ATGGAGCCTCTTTTATCTGGATACAGAAACACATTAAAG CGTCAGGTGGCCTTCGAGAAGTTTGAAGACCCCATGTCCCTGTTTTCGGGGTTTCATCCTGTACAAGAAGAGGAGCCGCCCGCGCAAGAGGTCCCGTCCGGTCTAGACTGTTTCTCGCAGG atgtGGCGGCGTGTTCGGTGCCGCTGTTGACGCCCTGCAGTAAAGCCGTGATGAGTCAAGCGCTGAAGGACAGCTTTAATGGCTTCTCTAAAGTCCAGCGCATCTGTGGCATCTCCAACA ATCCGTGTAAGTGGTCGCACCAGCAGGTGTTGCAGTGGCTGTTCTGGGCGTCGGGTGAATTCAGTCTCACCAACATCAACTTCTTCAAGTTTGACATGAGTGGACGGGAGCTGTGCGACCTGGGAAAAGAGCGATTCCTGGATCTGGCTCCTGATTTCGTGGGTGATATTCTGTGGGAGCATCTGGAGCAGATGATGAGAG CTTGTGAAGACGATGAAGAGGTGAAGATCTCGAGATGGACGAGCAGCCGGTCTCACG GTGTGAGGTTGGAGGAATGTTCTCTGAAGGTTCCGGAGAGCCGCGGCAGTCTCCTACGAGAGCTGTTTGAGACGGGTGAATCCGCCCTGATGTCGTCCGGTCAGGAGATCTCCATGTATCCCAAACCTGAACTGAGCACCGTCAGTGTCGGCTACATCACACGCGAGTTAACCGGCGCTAAAGCTGCTCCACGCCTCGCTACAGCAG CGTCATCACGTGACGAGACATCAGTGGAGAGCGTGGAGAACGTCGAGGGTTCTGAGAGCGTTCTGCGATCGTGGGGAAGTCATTCCTCCCTCGCCGACGCCCAGCGCGTCCCGTCCTACGACAGCTTTGAAAAGGAGATTGCGGTCAATCCGCTGAGTCTCGGGAAACAGGGTCTGTCCTTCAAAGATTACGTCCAGGAGAGGAACGAGCCGCTGGAACACGGCAAAGCCGTCATACCTGCAGCGGTGCTCGCGGGATTCACTG GAAGTGGGCCGATTCAGCTGTGGCAGTTTCTGCTGGAGCTGTTGACCGATTCCACCTGTCAGAACATCATCAGCTGGACGGGTGACGGATGGGAGTTCAAACTCACCGACCCCGATGAG GTGGCGCGCCGCTGGGGAAAGAGGAAGAACAAGCCCAAAATGAACTACGAGAAGCTGAGTCGAGGACTGCGCTATTACTACGATAAAAACATCATGCACAAGACGTCCGGCAAACGCTACGTCTATCGATTCGTCTGCGACCTGCAGAACCTGCTGGGATACACGGTGGAGGAGCTGCACAGCATGCTGGGAGTTCAGCCCGACACGGAGGGCTGA